The proteins below are encoded in one region of Opisthocomus hoazin isolate bOpiHoa1 chromosome 26, bOpiHoa1.hap1, whole genome shotgun sequence:
- the RAMP2 gene encoding receptor activity-modifying protein 2, whose product MAPCAQPGSARGSRRLLLLCALLGTGLCQVGAEAEGFSQDARTSPPVAVFNWTAQLMEETYTNITQKCWEFFVDLMRNVTASELCEWKVISRPYSLLQACLEGWADHLRYGYPNALAEQYIFRSHHRYFHNCTLEHQVYFDPPEDVLLAMIIAPICLIPFLVTLVIWRSKDGKAQP is encoded by the exons ATGGCACCGTGCGCGCAGCCGGGCTCGGCTCGGGGCTCCCGACGGCTCCTGCTGCTCTGCG CGCTCCTGGGGACCGGGCTCTGCCAGGTGGGCGCCGAGGCCGAGGGCTTCAGCCAGGACGCCAGGACGAGCCCGCCCGTGGCTGTGTTCAACTGGACGGCCCAGCTCATGG AGGAGACATACACCAACATCACGCAGAAGTGCTGGGAGTTCTTCGTCGACCTCATGAGGAACGTGACGGCGTCGGAGCTGTGCGAGTGGAAAGTCATCAGCAG GCCCTACAGCTTGCTGCAGGCCTGCCTGGAGGGCTGGGCCGACCACCTGCGCTACGGCTACCCCAACGCGCTGGCGGAGCAGTACATCTTCCGGAGCCACCACCGCTACTTCCACAACTGCACCCTGGAGCACCAGGTCTACTTCGACCCGCCCGAGGACGTGCTGCTGGCCATGATCATCGCGCCCATCTGCCTCATCCCCTTCCTGGTCACCCTGGTCATCTGGCGCAGCAAGGACGGCAAGGCCCAGCCCTAG
- the VPS25 gene encoding vacuolar protein-sorting-associated protein 25 — MSFAWPWQYSFPPFFTLQPNGETRQKQLSAWCALALAYSQRHRLPAMTVREAQDSPLFANRRLQRKLPLESIQVVLEELRKNGNLEWLDKNKTSFLIMWRRPEEWGRLIYQWVSKNGLTNSVFTLYELASGDDTENEEFHGLDETMLLRALQALQQEHKAEIITLDDGRGVKFF; from the exons ATGAGCTTCGCGTGGCCCTGGCAGTACAGCTTCCCGCCCTTCTTCAC gctgcagcccaaCGGGGAGACGCGGCAGAAGCAGCTCTCGGCCTGGTGCGCGCTGGCGCTCGCCTACAGCCAGCGGCACCGGCTGCCCGCCATGACGGTGCGGGAGGCCCAGGACAGCCCGCTCTTCGCCAACCGCCGCCTCCAGC GGAAGCTCCCGCTGGAGTCCATCCAggtggtgctggaggagctgcgcAAGAACG GGAACCTGGAATGGCTGGACAAGAACAAAACCAGTTTTCTGATCATGTGGAGGAGACCCGAGGAGTGGGGAAGGCTCATCTACCAGTGG GTGTCGAAGAATGGCTTGACCAACTCTGTGTTCACGCTGTATGAGTTGGCCAGTGGAGATGATACAGAGAACGAAG AGTTCCATGGCTTAGATGAGACTATGCTGCTCCGCGCCCTGCAAGCCTTGCAGCAAGAGCACAAGGCTGAAATTATCACGCTGGACGATGGCCGAGGCGTCAAGTTCTTCTGA
- the WNK4 gene encoding serine/threonine-protein kinase WNK4 isoform X1, with the protein MLAAEPAGAMSQPEAERAGGGSPPGPEPEPEPGPEPGPGLPGRAPHRSRRPSGRDSRRASSRFNRRSSAELELLGYPAAGGGRGGSPPAGAGGRREPEETESEEVETRAVATSPDGRFLKFDIEIGRGSFKTVYKGLDTETTVEVAWCELQTRKLSKTERQRFSEEVEMLKGLQHPNIVRFYDSWKSSVKGQICIVLVTELMTSGTLKTYLKRFKEMKLKVLQRWSRQILKGLHFLHTRSPPIIHRDLKCDNIFITGPTGSVKIGDLGLATLKRASFAKSVIGTPEFMAPEMYEEKYDEAVDVYAFGMCMLEMATSEYPYSECQNAAQIYRKVTSGLKPSSFYKVKVPELKEIIEGCIRMDKNERYTIQDLLEHSFFQEDTGVHVELAEEDDGVKSGLKLWLRMDDTKKLHGKYKDNNAIEFLFELYKDVAEEVAQEMVVLGFICEADYKLVAKAVRDRVVAIKRKREKLKRAQDVPSPAEPEQPAGVLRLLEELKSPLPPGTPVPAPATPGSVDSVFGSTFPPEPEEPEADQHQHFTYQHTSYSSATSDGETDGYLSSSGFLDSPDPAHRSSSAGFPASPPPARPARCFPTSIAVQLPAERLPPASGFSSPVDSYPSDVASGLSDGCEGLSASERSAKLPAKRASAKLLRRRARSRLRITDISDKNDRVVECQLQTYNNKMVTFKFDLDGDNPEEIAAIMVHNEFILKSERDGFVHRIRDIIHRVETLLRKDGRGAAELPESPEAERGAGSPVDLQLQELSRSISSSSSLSDLGCASPSLLVQSPVLPSRSSSQSENDLASAAEPPAAPARELQPQLPGSPTGSVQTWPLVSTAPSWLTASPAVPQTPPSTPGGPVPPALPQALLSPLPLPTSPVPSSPLSPPVTSTPWSPTAPLLSLANVFSLAVMSVAHTLLPAVSSIASSGGHLYPPLLPRPQSLALGPPRFVYPDPASMAKPAPACGGTLESAGSDVPLPFPPPAPCPTGSEATGSPPPSLSTSTPGSLEGSSVPPGSPRPSHPLIVSESPAPGVPKARLSPINEAEAKPQILGRFQVTPTKDPAATLPVPGSSEGERRVAGPAASGSPLPAAPDAGDSSSSDSVPVAAAQDRVAAVALTEEGTAVPEASDREGPGEEGAEAAPPAVLSQVWLSHSRSLPYLSSDDSESEDEEIWEELQSLRHKHLAEVQLLQSAQKKEIEELYLRLGKQPPLGIVSPAAMLSSRQRRLSKGSFNPSRRNSLQRLELPQPPGIMRRNSLSGSSTGSQEQRLSKGVTFADDFGWMAAGQK; encoded by the exons ATGCTGGCGGCCGAGCCCGCCGGAGCCATGTCCCAGCCCGAggcggagcgggcgggcggcggctccccgccggggccggagccggagccggagccggggccggagccggggccggggctccccGGGCGGGCCCCGCACCGCAGCCGGCGGCCCTCGGGGCGCGACTCCCGCCGCGCCTCCTCCCGCTTCAACCGGCGGAGCTCGGccgagctggagctgctggggtacccggcggcgggcggggggcgcggggggtccccgccggcgggcgcgggcgggcgccggGAGCCGGAGGAGACGGAGAGCGAGGAGGTGGAGACGCGCGCGGTCGCCACCTCCCCCGACGGCCGGTTCCTCAAGTTCGACATCGAGATCGGCCGCGGCTCCTTCAAGACCGTCTACAAGGGGCTGGACACGGAGACCACCGTGGAGGTGGCCTGGTGCGAGCTGCAG ACGCGGAAGCTGTCGAAGACGGAGCGGCAGCGGTTCAGCGAGGAGGTGGAGATGCTGaaggggctgcagcatcccaACATCGTCCGCTTCTATGACTCCTGGAAGTCGTCTGTCAAAGGCCAGATCTGCATCGTGCTGGTCACCGAGCTCATGACGTCCGGCACCCTGAAAAC CTATCTGAAGCGGTTCAAGGAGATGAAGCTGAAGGTGCTGCAACGCTGGAGCCGGCAGATCCTCAAAGGGCTGCATTTCCTGCACACCCGCTCGCCCCCCATCATCCACCGTGACCTCAAGTGCGACAACATCTTTATCACCGGCCCCACCGGCTCGGTCAAGATCGGGGACCTGGGTCTGGCCACGCTCAAGCGAGCCTCCTTCGCCAAGAGCGTCATAG GCACCCCCGAGTTCATGGCACCAGAGATGTACGAGGAGAAGTACGACGAGGCAGTGGACGTCTACGCCTTCGGGATGTGCATGCTGGAGATGGCCACCTCGGAGTACCCCTACTCCGAGTGCCAGAACGCTGCCCAGATCTACCGCAAGGTCACCTCG GGCTTGAAGCCCAGCAGCTTCTACAAGGTGAAGGTTCCAGAGCTGAAGGAGATCATCGAGGGCTGCATCCGCATGGACAAGAACGAGCG GTACACCATCCAGGACCTCCTGGAGCACTCCTTCTTCCAGGAGGACACGGGGGTGCACGTGGAGCTGGCTGAGGAGGATGACGGTGTCAAGTCTGGGCTCAAGCTCTGGCTGCGCATGGATGACACGAAGAAGCTGCACGGCAAGTACAAGGACAACAACGCCATCGAGTTCCTCTTCGAGCTCTACAAGGACGTGGCAGAGGAGGTGGCCCAGGAGATG GTGGTCCTGGGCTTCATCTGCGAGGCCGACTACAAGCTGGTGGCCAAGGCGGTGCGGGACCGCGTGGTCGCCATCAAGCGCAAGCGAGAGAAGCTGAAGCGTGCCCAGGACGTGCCATCGCCTGCAGAGCCAGAGCAGCCGGCGGGTGTCctgcggctgctggaggagctcaaGTCCCCGCTGCCGCCTGGCACCCCCGTGCCCGCCCCGGCCACACCCGGCTCCGTGGACTCCGTCTTCGGCAGCACCTTCCCGCCGGAGCCCGAGGAGCCAGAGGCGGACCAGCACCAGCACTTCACCTACCAGCACACCAGCTACTCCTCAGCCACCT CCGACGGCGAGACGGACGGGTACCTGAGCTCCTCCGGCTTCCTGGACTCCCCGGACCCGGCCCATCGCAGCTCCTCGGCGGGGTTCCCCGCCAgcccgccgcctgcccgccctgcccgctgCTTCCCCACG AGCATCGCGGTGCAGCTGCCCGCCGAGCGCCTGCCCCCCGCCAGCGGCTTCTCCTCCCCGGTGGACAG CTACCCCTCGGACGTGGCGTCCGGTCTGAGCGATGGCTGCGAGGGGCTCTCGGCCAGCGAGCGGAGCGCCAAGCTGCCGGCCAAGCGGGCCTCGGCGAAGCTGCTGCGGCGCCGGGCGCGGTCCAGGCTGCGCATCACCGAC ATCTCCGACAAGAACGACCGGGTGGTGGAGTGCCAGCTGCAGACCTACAACAACAAGATGGTGACCTTCAAGTTTGACCTGGACGGGGACAACCCGGAGGAAATCGCGGCCATCATG GTCCACAACGAGTTCATCCTCAAGTCGGAGCGGGATGGCTTCGTCCACCGCATCCGGGACATCATCCACCGCGTGGAGACCCTGCTCCGCAAGGACGGGCGCGGTGCCGCCGAGCTGCCCGAGAGCCCTGAGGCCGAGCGCGGCGCAGGCAGCCCC GTGgacctgcagctgcaggagctctcgcgctccatctcctcctcatcctcgctcAGCG ACCTGGGCTGTGCCAGTCCCAGCCTTTTGGTCCAGTCCCCGGTCCTGCCATCGCGGAGCAGCTCCCAGTCGGAGAACGACCTCGCCAGCGCtgcggagccgccggcagcccctgcccgcgaGCTGCAGCCGCAGCTGCCGGGGTCCCCGACAG GCTCCGTGCAGACCTGGCCCCTCGTCTCGACGGCTCCCTCCTGGCTGACGGCATCCCCAGCGGTCCCACAGACCCCTCCGAGCACCCCGGGGGGACCCGTCCCACCCGCGCTACCCCAAGCCCTCCTGTCCCCGCTGCCACTCCCCACGTCCcccgtccccagcagccccctcagcccccctGTGACCAGCACGCCCTGGTCCCCCACTGcccccctcctgtccctggccaacgtcttctccctggCAGTGATGAGCGTGGCCCACACGCTGCTGCCTGCCGTCTCCTCCATCGCCAGCTCGGGCGGGCACCTCTACCCCCCGCTGCTGCCGCGGCCGCAGAGCCTTGCCCTGGGGCCCCCGCGCTTCGTCTACCCCGACCCCGCCAGCATGGCCAAGCCAGCCCCGGCCTGCGGTGGGACCCTGGAGTCCGCGGGGTCCGACGTCCCCCTGCCATTCCCTCCCCCGGCACCGTGCCCCACAGGCAGCGAGGCCACGGGCAGTCCCCCGCCATCGCTGAGCACGTCCACGCCGGGGAGCCTGGAGGGCAGCTCA GTGCCGCCCGGCTCCCCCAGGCCCAGCCACCCCCTCATCGTCTCGGAGTCACCAGCCCCTGGCGTGCCCAAGGCCCGGCTCTCGCCCATCAACGAAG cagaagcCAAGCCCCAGATCCTGGGCCGGTTCCAGGTGACGCCAACCAAGGACCCGGCCGCGACCTTGCCGGTGCCAGGCAGCAGCGAGGGTGAGCGACGCGTCGCGGGGCCAGCAGCGAGcggctcccctctccctgcagcccccgaCGCTGGGGACAGCTCGAGCAGCGACTCGGTGCCGGTGGCAGCGGCGCAGGACCGCGTGGCTGCGGTGGCACTGACCGAGGAAGGCACGGCGGTGCCGGAGGCGAGCGACCGGGAGGGCCCCGGCGAGGAGGGCGCGGAGGCCGCGCCGCCGGCGGTGCTGAGCCAGGTGTGGCTGAGCCACTCCCGCAGCCTGCCCTACCTGAGCAGCGACGACAGCGAGAGCGAGGACGAGGAGATCTgggaggagctgcagagcctGCGCCACAA GCACCTAGCCGAggtgcagctgctgcagagcgcCCAGAAGAAGGAGATCGAGGAGCTGTACCTGCGGCTGGGGAAGCAGCCGCCGCTGGGCATCGTCTCGCCGGCCGCCATGCTCTCCAGCCGCCAGCGCCGCCTCTCCAAGGGCAGCTTCAACCCCTCCCGCCGCAACAGCCTGCAGCGCCTGGAGCTGCCACAGCCCCCAG GCATCATGCGCCGCAACTCGCTGAGCGGCAGCAGCACGGGCTCGCAGGAGCAGCGCCTGAGCAAGGGGGTGACCTTCGCCGACGACTTCGGCTGGATG GCAGCTGGCCAGAAGTGA
- the WNK4 gene encoding serine/threonine-protein kinase WNK4 isoform X2, translating into MLAAEPAGAMSQPEAERAGGGSPPGPEPEPEPGPEPGPGLPGRAPHRSRRPSGRDSRRASSRFNRRSSAELELLGYPAAGGGRGGSPPAGAGGRREPEETESEEVETRAVATSPDGRFLKFDIEIGRGSFKTVYKGLDTETTVEVAWCELQTRKLSKTERQRFSEEVEMLKGLQHPNIVRFYDSWKSSVKGQICIVLVTELMTSGTLKTYLKRFKEMKLKVLQRWSRQILKGLHFLHTRSPPIIHRDLKCDNIFITGPTGSVKIGDLGLATLKRASFAKSVIGTPEFMAPEMYEEKYDEAVDVYAFGMCMLEMATSEYPYSECQNAAQIYRKVTSGLKPSSFYKVKVPELKEIIEGCIRMDKNERYTIQDLLEHSFFQEDTGVHVELAEEDDGVKSGLKLWLRMDDTKKLHGKYKDNNAIEFLFELYKDVAEEVAQEMVVLGFICEADYKLVAKAVRDRVVAIKRKREKLKRAQDVPSPAEPEQPAGVLRLLEELKSPLPPGTPVPAPATPGSVDSVFGSTFPPEPEEPEADQHQHFTYQHTSYSSATSDGETDGYLSSSGFLDSPDPAHRSSSAGFPASPPPARPARCFPTSIAVQLPAERLPPASGFSSPVDSYPSDVASGLSDGCEGLSASERSAKLPAKRASAKLLRRRARSRLRITDISDKNDRVVECQLQTYNNKMVTFKFDLDGDNPEEIAAIMVHNEFILKSERDGFVHRIRDIIHRVETLLRKDGRGAAELPESPEAERGAGSPVDLQLQELSRSISSSSSLSDLGCASPSLLVQSPVLPSRSSSQSENDLASAAEPPAAPARELQPQLPGSPTGSVQTWPLVSTAPSWLTASPAVPQTPPSTPGGPVPPALPQALLSPLPLPTSPVPSSPLSPPVTSTPWSPTAPLLSLANVFSLAVMSVAHTLLPAVSSIASSGGHLYPPLLPRPQSLALGPPRFVYPDPASMAKPAPACGGTLESAGSDVPLPFPPPAPCPTGSEATGSPPPSLSTSTPGSLEGSSVPPGSPRPSHPLIVSESPAPGVPKARLSPINEAEAKPQILGRFQVTPTKDPAATLPVPGSSEGERRVAGPAASGSPLPAAPDAGDSSSSDSVPVAAAQDRVAAVALTEEGTAVPEASDREGPGEEGAEAAPPAVLSQVWLSHSRSLPYLSSDDSESEDEEIWEELQSLRHKHLAEVQLLQSAQKKEIEELYLRLGKQPPLGIVSPAAMLSSRQRRLSKGSFNPSRRNSLQRLELPQPPGIMRRNSLSGSSTGSQEQRLSKGVTFADDFGWM; encoded by the exons ATGCTGGCGGCCGAGCCCGCCGGAGCCATGTCCCAGCCCGAggcggagcgggcgggcggcggctccccgccggggccggagccggagccggagccggggccggagccggggccggggctccccGGGCGGGCCCCGCACCGCAGCCGGCGGCCCTCGGGGCGCGACTCCCGCCGCGCCTCCTCCCGCTTCAACCGGCGGAGCTCGGccgagctggagctgctggggtacccggcggcgggcggggggcgcggggggtccccgccggcgggcgcgggcgggcgccggGAGCCGGAGGAGACGGAGAGCGAGGAGGTGGAGACGCGCGCGGTCGCCACCTCCCCCGACGGCCGGTTCCTCAAGTTCGACATCGAGATCGGCCGCGGCTCCTTCAAGACCGTCTACAAGGGGCTGGACACGGAGACCACCGTGGAGGTGGCCTGGTGCGAGCTGCAG ACGCGGAAGCTGTCGAAGACGGAGCGGCAGCGGTTCAGCGAGGAGGTGGAGATGCTGaaggggctgcagcatcccaACATCGTCCGCTTCTATGACTCCTGGAAGTCGTCTGTCAAAGGCCAGATCTGCATCGTGCTGGTCACCGAGCTCATGACGTCCGGCACCCTGAAAAC CTATCTGAAGCGGTTCAAGGAGATGAAGCTGAAGGTGCTGCAACGCTGGAGCCGGCAGATCCTCAAAGGGCTGCATTTCCTGCACACCCGCTCGCCCCCCATCATCCACCGTGACCTCAAGTGCGACAACATCTTTATCACCGGCCCCACCGGCTCGGTCAAGATCGGGGACCTGGGTCTGGCCACGCTCAAGCGAGCCTCCTTCGCCAAGAGCGTCATAG GCACCCCCGAGTTCATGGCACCAGAGATGTACGAGGAGAAGTACGACGAGGCAGTGGACGTCTACGCCTTCGGGATGTGCATGCTGGAGATGGCCACCTCGGAGTACCCCTACTCCGAGTGCCAGAACGCTGCCCAGATCTACCGCAAGGTCACCTCG GGCTTGAAGCCCAGCAGCTTCTACAAGGTGAAGGTTCCAGAGCTGAAGGAGATCATCGAGGGCTGCATCCGCATGGACAAGAACGAGCG GTACACCATCCAGGACCTCCTGGAGCACTCCTTCTTCCAGGAGGACACGGGGGTGCACGTGGAGCTGGCTGAGGAGGATGACGGTGTCAAGTCTGGGCTCAAGCTCTGGCTGCGCATGGATGACACGAAGAAGCTGCACGGCAAGTACAAGGACAACAACGCCATCGAGTTCCTCTTCGAGCTCTACAAGGACGTGGCAGAGGAGGTGGCCCAGGAGATG GTGGTCCTGGGCTTCATCTGCGAGGCCGACTACAAGCTGGTGGCCAAGGCGGTGCGGGACCGCGTGGTCGCCATCAAGCGCAAGCGAGAGAAGCTGAAGCGTGCCCAGGACGTGCCATCGCCTGCAGAGCCAGAGCAGCCGGCGGGTGTCctgcggctgctggaggagctcaaGTCCCCGCTGCCGCCTGGCACCCCCGTGCCCGCCCCGGCCACACCCGGCTCCGTGGACTCCGTCTTCGGCAGCACCTTCCCGCCGGAGCCCGAGGAGCCAGAGGCGGACCAGCACCAGCACTTCACCTACCAGCACACCAGCTACTCCTCAGCCACCT CCGACGGCGAGACGGACGGGTACCTGAGCTCCTCCGGCTTCCTGGACTCCCCGGACCCGGCCCATCGCAGCTCCTCGGCGGGGTTCCCCGCCAgcccgccgcctgcccgccctgcccgctgCTTCCCCACG AGCATCGCGGTGCAGCTGCCCGCCGAGCGCCTGCCCCCCGCCAGCGGCTTCTCCTCCCCGGTGGACAG CTACCCCTCGGACGTGGCGTCCGGTCTGAGCGATGGCTGCGAGGGGCTCTCGGCCAGCGAGCGGAGCGCCAAGCTGCCGGCCAAGCGGGCCTCGGCGAAGCTGCTGCGGCGCCGGGCGCGGTCCAGGCTGCGCATCACCGAC ATCTCCGACAAGAACGACCGGGTGGTGGAGTGCCAGCTGCAGACCTACAACAACAAGATGGTGACCTTCAAGTTTGACCTGGACGGGGACAACCCGGAGGAAATCGCGGCCATCATG GTCCACAACGAGTTCATCCTCAAGTCGGAGCGGGATGGCTTCGTCCACCGCATCCGGGACATCATCCACCGCGTGGAGACCCTGCTCCGCAAGGACGGGCGCGGTGCCGCCGAGCTGCCCGAGAGCCCTGAGGCCGAGCGCGGCGCAGGCAGCCCC GTGgacctgcagctgcaggagctctcgcgctccatctcctcctcatcctcgctcAGCG ACCTGGGCTGTGCCAGTCCCAGCCTTTTGGTCCAGTCCCCGGTCCTGCCATCGCGGAGCAGCTCCCAGTCGGAGAACGACCTCGCCAGCGCtgcggagccgccggcagcccctgcccgcgaGCTGCAGCCGCAGCTGCCGGGGTCCCCGACAG GCTCCGTGCAGACCTGGCCCCTCGTCTCGACGGCTCCCTCCTGGCTGACGGCATCCCCAGCGGTCCCACAGACCCCTCCGAGCACCCCGGGGGGACCCGTCCCACCCGCGCTACCCCAAGCCCTCCTGTCCCCGCTGCCACTCCCCACGTCCcccgtccccagcagccccctcagcccccctGTGACCAGCACGCCCTGGTCCCCCACTGcccccctcctgtccctggccaacgtcttctccctggCAGTGATGAGCGTGGCCCACACGCTGCTGCCTGCCGTCTCCTCCATCGCCAGCTCGGGCGGGCACCTCTACCCCCCGCTGCTGCCGCGGCCGCAGAGCCTTGCCCTGGGGCCCCCGCGCTTCGTCTACCCCGACCCCGCCAGCATGGCCAAGCCAGCCCCGGCCTGCGGTGGGACCCTGGAGTCCGCGGGGTCCGACGTCCCCCTGCCATTCCCTCCCCCGGCACCGTGCCCCACAGGCAGCGAGGCCACGGGCAGTCCCCCGCCATCGCTGAGCACGTCCACGCCGGGGAGCCTGGAGGGCAGCTCA GTGCCGCCCGGCTCCCCCAGGCCCAGCCACCCCCTCATCGTCTCGGAGTCACCAGCCCCTGGCGTGCCCAAGGCCCGGCTCTCGCCCATCAACGAAG cagaagcCAAGCCCCAGATCCTGGGCCGGTTCCAGGTGACGCCAACCAAGGACCCGGCCGCGACCTTGCCGGTGCCAGGCAGCAGCGAGGGTGAGCGACGCGTCGCGGGGCCAGCAGCGAGcggctcccctctccctgcagcccccgaCGCTGGGGACAGCTCGAGCAGCGACTCGGTGCCGGTGGCAGCGGCGCAGGACCGCGTGGCTGCGGTGGCACTGACCGAGGAAGGCACGGCGGTGCCGGAGGCGAGCGACCGGGAGGGCCCCGGCGAGGAGGGCGCGGAGGCCGCGCCGCCGGCGGTGCTGAGCCAGGTGTGGCTGAGCCACTCCCGCAGCCTGCCCTACCTGAGCAGCGACGACAGCGAGAGCGAGGACGAGGAGATCTgggaggagctgcagagcctGCGCCACAA GCACCTAGCCGAggtgcagctgctgcagagcgcCCAGAAGAAGGAGATCGAGGAGCTGTACCTGCGGCTGGGGAAGCAGCCGCCGCTGGGCATCGTCTCGCCGGCCGCCATGCTCTCCAGCCGCCAGCGCCGCCTCTCCAAGGGCAGCTTCAACCCCTCCCGCCGCAACAGCCTGCAGCGCCTGGAGCTGCCACAGCCCCCAG GCATCATGCGCCGCAACTCGCTGAGCGGCAGCAGCACGGGCTCGCAGGAGCAGCGCCTGAGCAAGGGGGTGACCTTCGCCGACGACTTCGGCTGGATG TAG
- the COA3 gene encoding cytochrome c oxidase assembly factor 3 homolog, mitochondrial, with product MAAPREPGGEAAFARRIDPAREPGLSPEQRLLMAQVERAQRHRALQRRLRGRNALLALGIGAVALGIYGYTFYSVSQEGFLDELEQEVEAARARAQERAGSAAS from the exons ATGGCGGCgccgcgggagccgggcggggaggcggcgttCGCGCGGCGGATCGACCCGGCGCGGGAGCCGGGGCTCAGCCCCGAGCAGCGGCTGCTGATGGCGCAGGTGGAGCGCGCCCAGCGGCACCGCGCTCTGCAgcggcggctccgcggccgcAACGCGCTGCTGGCGCTCGGCATCGGTGCGGTGGCGCTCGGTATCT ACGGGTACACCTTCTACTCGGTGTCGCAGGAGGGGTTCCTGGACGAGCTGGAGCAGGAGGTGGAGGCGGCGCGGGCGCGGGCCCAGGAGCGGGCCGGGAGCGCAGCGAGCTGA
- the CNTD1 gene encoding cyclin N-terminal domain-containing protein 1, translating to MGSQVPAASRCRDPGPIFGEMAPAVIEDTLIQLATENEQYLSELPDQAGCFKETQIVEFIFLLSEKWHVDQLARYQAVELLERFMIKQVEQIRKSSRENVRSRERGQGRSWSSPKDRIYDTFVLRLVSCIQLASKLSLHYNVVNSDTALKFLQSLKYSYTKQELLESELAVLKTLHFQINVSSPLAYVELLLEVLGHNGCLFPAKPLHQMCVQLLDFSYLTRDTIYDTLLKIAIENSTPSKLQVAKFLTVKEDFMLLAVGIISTSVFILNPGHWKQVVEDLNSITCITSQSIMEFSYAVLKHIVGSTTPKQHYRNSRTKTPENRIVPLK from the exons atggggtcccaggtgccagcCGCATCCCGGTGCCGTGACCCAGGCCCCATCTTCGGTGAGATGGCTCCCGCGGTCATTGAGGATACGCTGATCCAGCTGGCCACGGAGAACGAGCAGTACCTGAGTGAGCTGCCGGACCAGGCCGGGTGCTTCAAGGAGACGCAGATAGTGG AATTTATATTCCTTTTGTCTGAAAAATGGCACGTGGACCAGTTGGCAAGGTACCAGGCAGTAGAGTTACTTGAAAG GTTTATGATCAAGCAGGTAGAACAAATCCGTAAGTCCTCCAGAGAGAACGTCAGAAGTCGTGAACGAGGACAAGGCCGCAGCTGGAGCTCTCCGAAAGATCGGATTTACGACACCTTTGTCCTGCGACTTGTGTCATGCATTCAGCTTGCAAGCAAACTTTCCTTACACTACAAT gtAGTTAACAGTGATACAGCTTTAAAATTTCTGCAGTCCTTAAAATACTCATACACCAAACAGGAATTACTTGAGTCGGAGCTTGCCGTGTTAAAAACTCTGCACTTCCAGATCAACGTGTCGTCTCCTTTGGCTTATGTGGAATTGCTTCTAGAGGTTTTAG GACATAACGGCTGCTTGTTTCCTGCAAAACCATTACACCAGATGTGCGTGCAGCTCCTGGACTTCTCCTATCTTACAAGAGATACCATCTACGACACTTTGCTGAAGATTGCCATCGAAAATTCGACACCAAGCAAACTGCAGGT AGCAAAGTTTTTGACAGTAAAGGAAGATTTCATGCTCTTGGCTGTTGGAATCATCAGCACAAGTGTGTTCATACTAAACCCTGGGCACTGGAAGCAG gttgtggAGGATTTAAACAGTATCACCTGCATTACTTCACAAAGTATCATGGAATTTTCTTACGCGGTACTGAAACACATCGTGGGCAGCACCACTCCAAAGCAGCACTACaggaacagcagaacaaaaaCTCCAGAGAACAGAATCGTGCCTCTTAAGTAA